The following are encoded together in the Periplaneta americana isolate PAMFEO1 chromosome 5, P.americana_PAMFEO1_priV1, whole genome shotgun sequence genome:
- the LOC138700126 gene encoding uncharacterized protein isoform X7 — MTAAVTATMIWIANQMTFTAAVTATVIWLANRTGLTAAMTAIVIQIANRTRETAAMTATVIWMANQRRVTAALTATVKWIANQTRLTAAVATTVIWIANRRRVTAAVTVTMICVENRRRVTAAVTAAVIWIANRRRGHCSSDSNSDMDSESNEDDCSNDSNSDMDSKSNKSDCSSDSNNDMCRKSKEGDCSSDSSSDMDSKSKEGSLQQ; from the coding sequence ATGACTGCAGCAGTGACAGCAACAATGATATGGATAGCAAATCAAATGACGTTTACTGCAGCAGTGACAGCAACAGTGATATGGCTAGCAAATCGAACTGGGTTGACTGCAGCAATGACAGCAATAGTGATACAAATAGCAAATCGAACTAGGGAGACTGCAGCAATGACAGCAACAGTAATATGGATGGCAAATCAAAGGAGGGTGACTGCAGCATTAACAGCAACAGTGAAATGGATAGCAAATCAAACTAGGCTAACTGCAGCAGTGGCAACAACAGTTATATGGATAGCAAATCGAAGGAGGGTGACTGCAGCAGTGACAGTAACAATGATATGTGTAGAAAATCGAAGGAGGGTGACTGcagcagtgacagcagcagtgaTATGGATAGCAAATCGAAGGAGGGGTCACTGCAGCAGTGACAGCAACAGTGATATGGATAGTGAATCGAACGAGGATGACTGCAGCAATGACAGCAACAGTGATATGGATAGCAAATCCAACAAAAGTGACTGCAGCAGTGACAGTAACAATGATATGTGTAGAAAATCGAAGGAGGGTGACTGcagcagtgacagcagcagtgaTATGGATAGCAAATCGAAGGAGGGGTCACTGCAGCAGTGA
- the LOC138700126 gene encoding oocyte zinc finger protein XlCOF6-like isoform X3: MAVIKMERDIDPLATETSENNGLEYKKPLSEEENILDLHWTEIKAESEDHSYNLTSEMNLEETAVPIKSVMVKYEPGEELCDVDTVKQEHLFEITLHEPKVTTESNFVTDGSETLQERRTNPGKSVSSQNTVFGSTLDRQISDEMLHGKKNLQSHLPSDTDNGCCRCVICGKLLQTFHSLKMHLQKHSDGRRFPCDNCGKIFSKSRYLKAHARIHTGEKPFECDICGKCFTEAGNMRAHVRTHKGEKPFKCDVCGKCFSASSNLKTHVRTHTGDKPFRCDICGKYFSALAYLKAHGFTHTGEEPFKCNMCGKYFGILGNLRAHVRTHTGEKLFTCEICGKCFAQMHNLRTHIRTHTGEKPFKCDVCGKFFSASGYLKSHGRTHTGEEPFKCDICGKCFTMSGNLKNHLRTHTGEKPFKCDICGKRFSDSRNVKGHVRIHTGEKPFKCDICGKFFAESGNLKSHVRYHTGEKPFKCELCGKSFTASSELKTHIRAHTGEKPFKCGICGRSFSALGYLRAHVRTHNSSN; this comes from the exons GAGGAGAATATACTGGATCTGCACTGGACTGAGATTAAGGCAGAATCCGAGGACCACAGCTATAATCTGACATCAGAGATGAATTTGGAAGAAACAGCAGTGCCAATTAAGTCTGTCATGGTGAAGTATGAACCTGGG GAAGAGTTGTGTGATGTGGACACAGTGAAACAGGAGCATTTGTTTGAAATAACATTACATGAGCCAAAAGTCACGACTGAGAG CAATTTTGTTACCGACGGGAGTGAAACACTGCAGGAGAGGCGCACAAACCCTGGAAAATCAGTTTCCTCACAAAATACTGTCTTCGGAAGTACACTTGATCGTCAGATTTCCGACGAAATGCTTCACGGAAAGAAGAATTTGCAGTCACACTTACCGAGTGATACAGACAATGGTTGCTGCAGGtgtgttatttgtggaaaattgTTACAAACCTTCCACAGTCTGAAAATGCATTTGCAGAAACACTCCGACGGAAGAAGATTCCCATGCGATAACTGTGGGAAAATTttctcaaaatcgcgatatcttAAAGCTCATGCACGTATACACACGGGAGAGAAACCATTCGAATGCGATATCTGTGGTAAATGTTTCACAGAGGCTGGGAATATGAGAGCTCATGTACGTACACACAAGGGCGAGAAACCATTCAAGTGCGACGTCTGTGGCAAATGTTTCTCAGCATCTTCTAACCTTAAAACTCATGTACGTACACACACGGGCGACAAACCATTCAGATGTGATATCTGTGGAAAATATTTCTCAGCATTGGCATACCTTAAAGCTCATGGATTTACACACACAGGCGAGGAACCATTCAAATGCAATATGTGCGGGAAATATTTCGGCATATTGGGTAATCTGAGAGCTCATGTACGTACTCATACAGGCGAGAAACTATTTACATGCGAAATCTGTGGCAAATGTTTCGCACAAATGCACAATCTAAGAACCCATATACGTACTCACACAggtgagaaaccattcaaatgtgatgtctGTGGAAAATTTTTCTCAGCATCAGGTTATCTAAAGTCACATGGACGTACCCATACGGGTGAggagccattcaaatgcgatatttgtgggaaatgcttcacAATGTCCGGTAATCTAAAAAATCATTTACGTACTCACACGGGCGAGAAACCTTTTAAGTGCGATATCTGTGGGAAACGTTTCTCAGATTCGCGTAACGTGAAAGGTCATGTACGAATTCATACAGgagagaaaccattcaaatgcgatatctGCGGGAAATTTTTCGCAGAATCTGGTAATTTAAAATCTCATGTAAGATATCATACAGGTGAGAAACCTTTTAAGTGCGAACTCTGTGGGAAAAGTTTCACAGCATCAAGTGAGCTAAAAACTCATATACGTGCACATActggcgagaaaccattcaaatgtggtATCTGCGGAAGAAGTTTCTCAGCATTAGGTTATCTAAGAGCTCATGTACGTACACATAATTCATCTAATTAA
- the LOC138700126 gene encoding oocyte zinc finger protein XlCOF6-like isoform X2 — MRFLLIVVMAVIKMERDIDPLATETSENNGLEYKKPLSEEENILDLHWTEIKAESEDHSYNLTSEMNLEETAVPIKSVMVKYEPGEELCDVDTVKQEHLFEITLHEPKVTTESNFVTDGSETLQERRTNPGKSVSSQNTVFGSTLDRQISDEMLHGKKNLQSHLPSDTDNGCCRCVICGKLLQTFHSLKMHLQKHSDGRRFPCDNCGKIFSKSRYLKAHARIHTGEKPFECDICGKCFTEAGNMRAHVRTHKGEKPFKCDVCGKCFSASSNLKTHVRTHTGDKPFRCDICGKYFSALAYLKAHGFTHTGEEPFKCNMCGKYFGILGNLRAHVRTHTGEKLFTCEICGKCFAQMHNLRTHIRTHTGEKPFKCDVCGKFFSASGYLKSHGRTHTGEEPFKCDICGKCFTMSGNLKNHLRTHTGEKPFKCDICGKRFSDSRNVKGHVRIHTGEKPFKCDICGKFFAESGNLKSHVRYHTGEKPFKCELCGKSFTASSELKTHIRAHTGEKPFKCGICGRSFSALGYLRAHVRTHNSSN; from the exons GAGGAGAATATACTGGATCTGCACTGGACTGAGATTAAGGCAGAATCCGAGGACCACAGCTATAATCTGACATCAGAGATGAATTTGGAAGAAACAGCAGTGCCAATTAAGTCTGTCATGGTGAAGTATGAACCTGGG GAAGAGTTGTGTGATGTGGACACAGTGAAACAGGAGCATTTGTTTGAAATAACATTACATGAGCCAAAAGTCACGACTGAGAG CAATTTTGTTACCGACGGGAGTGAAACACTGCAGGAGAGGCGCACAAACCCTGGAAAATCAGTTTCCTCACAAAATACTGTCTTCGGAAGTACACTTGATCGTCAGATTTCCGACGAAATGCTTCACGGAAAGAAGAATTTGCAGTCACACTTACCGAGTGATACAGACAATGGTTGCTGCAGGtgtgttatttgtggaaaattgTTACAAACCTTCCACAGTCTGAAAATGCATTTGCAGAAACACTCCGACGGAAGAAGATTCCCATGCGATAACTGTGGGAAAATTttctcaaaatcgcgatatcttAAAGCTCATGCACGTATACACACGGGAGAGAAACCATTCGAATGCGATATCTGTGGTAAATGTTTCACAGAGGCTGGGAATATGAGAGCTCATGTACGTACACACAAGGGCGAGAAACCATTCAAGTGCGACGTCTGTGGCAAATGTTTCTCAGCATCTTCTAACCTTAAAACTCATGTACGTACACACACGGGCGACAAACCATTCAGATGTGATATCTGTGGAAAATATTTCTCAGCATTGGCATACCTTAAAGCTCATGGATTTACACACACAGGCGAGGAACCATTCAAATGCAATATGTGCGGGAAATATTTCGGCATATTGGGTAATCTGAGAGCTCATGTACGTACTCATACAGGCGAGAAACTATTTACATGCGAAATCTGTGGCAAATGTTTCGCACAAATGCACAATCTAAGAACCCATATACGTACTCACACAggtgagaaaccattcaaatgtgatgtctGTGGAAAATTTTTCTCAGCATCAGGTTATCTAAAGTCACATGGACGTACCCATACGGGTGAggagccattcaaatgcgatatttgtgggaaatgcttcacAATGTCCGGTAATCTAAAAAATCATTTACGTACTCACACGGGCGAGAAACCTTTTAAGTGCGATATCTGTGGGAAACGTTTCTCAGATTCGCGTAACGTGAAAGGTCATGTACGAATTCATACAGgagagaaaccattcaaatgcgatatctGCGGGAAATTTTTCGCAGAATCTGGTAATTTAAAATCTCATGTAAGATATCATACAGGTGAGAAACCTTTTAAGTGCGAACTCTGTGGGAAAAGTTTCACAGCATCAAGTGAGCTAAAAACTCATATACGTGCACATActggcgagaaaccattcaaatgtggtATCTGCGGAAGAAGTTTCTCAGCATTAGGTTATCTAAGAGCTCATGTACGTACACATAATTCATCTAATTAA
- the LOC138700126 gene encoding zinc finger protein 235-like isoform X4: protein MLHGKKNLQSHLPSDTDNGCCRCVICGKLLQTFHSLKMHLQKHSDGRRFPCDNCGKIFSKSRYLKAHARIHTGEKPFECDICGKCFTEAGNMRAHVRTHKGEKPFKCDVCGKCFSASSNLKTHVRTHTGDKPFRCDICGKYFSALAYLKAHGFTHTGEEPFKCNMCGKYFGILGNLRAHVRTHTGEKLFTCEICGKCFAQMHNLRTHIRTHTGEKPFKCDVCGKFFSASGYLKSHGRTHTGEEPFKCDICGKCFTMSGNLKNHLRTHTGEKPFKCDICGKRFSDSRNVKGHVRIHTGEKPFKCDICGKFFAESGNLKSHVRYHTGEKPFKCELCGKSFTASSELKTHIRAHTGEKPFKCGICGRSFSALGYLRAHVRTHNSSN from the coding sequence ATGCTTCACGGAAAGAAGAATTTGCAGTCACACTTACCGAGTGATACAGACAATGGTTGCTGCAGGtgtgttatttgtggaaaattgTTACAAACCTTCCACAGTCTGAAAATGCATTTGCAGAAACACTCCGACGGAAGAAGATTCCCATGCGATAACTGTGGGAAAATTttctcaaaatcgcgatatcttAAAGCTCATGCACGTATACACACGGGAGAGAAACCATTCGAATGCGATATCTGTGGTAAATGTTTCACAGAGGCTGGGAATATGAGAGCTCATGTACGTACACACAAGGGCGAGAAACCATTCAAGTGCGACGTCTGTGGCAAATGTTTCTCAGCATCTTCTAACCTTAAAACTCATGTACGTACACACACGGGCGACAAACCATTCAGATGTGATATCTGTGGAAAATATTTCTCAGCATTGGCATACCTTAAAGCTCATGGATTTACACACACAGGCGAGGAACCATTCAAATGCAATATGTGCGGGAAATATTTCGGCATATTGGGTAATCTGAGAGCTCATGTACGTACTCATACAGGCGAGAAACTATTTACATGCGAAATCTGTGGCAAATGTTTCGCACAAATGCACAATCTAAGAACCCATATACGTACTCACACAggtgagaaaccattcaaatgtgatgtctGTGGAAAATTTTTCTCAGCATCAGGTTATCTAAAGTCACATGGACGTACCCATACGGGTGAggagccattcaaatgcgatatttgtgggaaatgcttcacAATGTCCGGTAATCTAAAAAATCATTTACGTACTCACACGGGCGAGAAACCTTTTAAGTGCGATATCTGTGGGAAACGTTTCTCAGATTCGCGTAACGTGAAAGGTCATGTACGAATTCATACAGgagagaaaccattcaaatgcgatatctGCGGGAAATTTTTCGCAGAATCTGGTAATTTAAAATCTCATGTAAGATATCATACAGGTGAGAAACCTTTTAAGTGCGAACTCTGTGGGAAAAGTTTCACAGCATCAAGTGAGCTAAAAACTCATATACGTGCACATActggcgagaaaccattcaaatgtggtATCTGCGGAAGAAGTTTCTCAGCATTAGGTTATCTAAGAGCTCATGTACGTACACATAATTCATCTAATTAA